The proteins below are encoded in one region of Desulfobacterales bacterium:
- a CDS encoding ATP-dependent RecD-like DNA helicase, translating into MNNQQTPVSLSGQIERVTYTNPENGYTVARLKVHGGRQIVTVVGSLIDPIPGEVMELEGRWKVHPKFGEQFEVQTYRTTAPATVTGIKKYLGSGLIKGIGPVMAERMVNRFGKKTLDIIEHAPGRLSEIDGIGKKRVAMIQSAWAEQKEIRDVMLFLQSHNVSAGYATKIFKQYGNEAIEVVSRNPYQLATDIFGIGFLTADRIARELGFEKDSDVRIRAGVLYVLDQMAEDGHVYFPYDELLEKCAEMLDVEAYPVADAVTHMASGNKICVEIIAGGHDQAAADTAVYLAKYYTCETGVSAMIKRLLNTPKAIRAIDTEKAVSWVQDQLAFTLAEKQGQAVADAARSKVMVITGGPGTGKTTIIRAILTIFARLKVNIRLAAPTGRAAKQMSAATGEAATTIHRMLAFNAAGGGFQKNADNPLDCDLLIVDEASMIDTVLMYHLLKALPPQATLILVGDVNQLPAVGAGNVLDDIIASGKVAVVRLNEIFRQARQSRIIVNAHRINSGYMPKIEESQTPSDFYFIEQEDPETVLSLILSLAGRRIPESFGFDPINEIQVLSPMHKGTVGAANLNRELQQRLNAGKEGVAVGNASFCVGDKVMQIRNNYDKSVFNGDIGRIRAINHEDRELIIDFEARGVPYDFTELDEVVLAYAISVHKSQGSEYPAVIVPVVTQHYIMLQRNLIYTAVTRGRQLVVLVGTKKALAIGIKNNKTQHRYTRLDLRLKWPSERFQKEHPA; encoded by the coding sequence ATGAATAATCAGCAAACACCAGTCAGCCTCTCCGGCCAGATTGAGCGGGTCACCTACACCAACCCGGAAAACGGATATACGGTGGCCCGGCTGAAGGTTCACGGCGGCCGGCAGATCGTCACCGTGGTCGGCAGCCTGATCGATCCGATCCCCGGCGAGGTGATGGAGCTTGAGGGCCGCTGGAAGGTACACCCCAAATTCGGCGAGCAGTTCGAAGTCCAAACCTACCGCACCACCGCCCCCGCAACAGTTACCGGTATCAAAAAATATCTGGGCTCCGGCCTGATCAAGGGCATCGGACCCGTGATGGCCGAGCGCATGGTAAACCGGTTCGGCAAAAAAACCCTTGATATCATAGAGCATGCGCCCGGCCGATTGTCCGAGATCGATGGCATCGGCAAAAAACGGGTGGCCATGATCCAATCCGCCTGGGCCGAGCAGAAGGAGATCCGGGATGTCATGCTCTTTCTGCAGTCCCATAACGTGAGCGCCGGTTATGCCACCAAGATATTCAAGCAGTACGGCAATGAAGCCATTGAGGTGGTATCCCGCAACCCCTATCAACTGGCCACCGATATTTTCGGTATCGGATTTTTAACCGCCGACCGTATCGCCCGGGAACTGGGGTTTGAAAAAGATTCCGACGTGCGGATCCGCGCGGGCGTTCTCTATGTTCTCGATCAGATGGCGGAAGACGGCCATGTTTATTTTCCCTATGATGAACTGCTGGAAAAATGCGCGGAAATGCTTGATGTCGAGGCCTATCCCGTGGCCGACGCCGTTACCCACATGGCTTCCGGTAATAAAATATGCGTGGAAATCATTGCCGGCGGCCATGATCAAGCGGCGGCGGATACGGCCGTATATCTGGCCAAATATTATACCTGCGAGACAGGCGTTTCCGCCATGATCAAACGGCTGCTCAATACGCCCAAGGCCATCCGGGCCATTGATACGGAAAAAGCCGTTTCCTGGGTGCAGGATCAGCTCGCGTTTACCCTGGCGGAAAAACAGGGCCAGGCAGTGGCGGATGCAGCCAGAAGCAAGGTCATGGTTATCACCGGCGGTCCGGGAACCGGTAAAACCACCATTATCCGGGCCATACTCACCATATTCGCCAGACTCAAGGTCAATATCAGGCTGGCCGCCCCCACGGGGCGGGCCGCCAAGCAGATGAGCGCGGCCACCGGCGAGGCGGCCACCACCATCCATCGCATGCTCGCATTCAATGCCGCCGGCGGAGGATTCCAGAAAAACGCCGATAATCCGCTGGACTGCGATTTACTGATTGTGGATGAGGCCTCCATGATCGATACGGTCTTGATGTATCATCTGCTAAAGGCGCTGCCGCCTCAAGCGACCCTGATCCTGGTGGGCGATGTCAACCAGCTCCCCGCGGTCGGGGCCGGCAATGTGCTGGATGATATCATCGCATCCGGCAAAGTGGCGGTGGTGCGGTTAAATGAGATCTTCCGCCAGGCCCGGCAGAGCCGGATCATTGTGAACGCCCACCGGATAAACAGCGGGTACATGCCGAAAATCGAGGAAAGCCAGACGCCATCCGATTTTTATTTTATCGAGCAGGAAGATCCCGAGACGGTGCTTTCCCTGATCCTTTCACTGGCCGGCCGAAGGATTCCGGAATCCTTCGGCTTTGATCCGATAAATGAAATTCAGGTGCTCTCGCCCATGCACAAGGGCACGGTGGGGGCGGCCAATCTGAACCGTGAGCTCCAGCAGCGCTTAAATGCGGGTAAAGAGGGGGTGGCGGTCGGCAATGCCAGTTTTTGCGTTGGGGATAAAGTCATGCAGATTCGAAACAATTATGATAAGAGCGTATTTAACGGCGATATCGGCCGCATCCGGGCGATCAACCATGAAGACCGGGAGTTGATCATAGATTTCGAGGCCCGCGGGGTGCCCTATGATTTTACGGAGCTGGACGAGGTGGTGCTGGCGTATGCGATATCCGTGCACAAGTCCCAGGGCTCCGAATATCCGGCGGTTATCGTGCCCGTTGTCACCCAGCATTATATTATGCTCCAGCGAAACCTCATCTATACGGCGGTCACGCGGGGGCGTCAGCTGGTGGTGCTGGTGGGGACCAAAAAGGCCCTGGCCATCGGCATTAAAAACAACAAGACCCAGCACCGGTATACCCGGCTGGACCTCAGGCTGAAATGGCCGAGCGAACGATTTCAAAAGGAGCATCCAGCGTGA
- a CDS encoding tetratricopeptide repeat protein, producing the protein MAEDNNKETPHPQPDKIEVYAKRILEFVKANQTAIVVAVSAVVLAAVVVSGMIYFQKRAEEKAQALLGTALSQAEAAAQSGEAAARFAEIKPKFEEVINKYGSTAAGRAALIKYADLCYQTGDYDKAVEMYKKALDAYDDGEIKSFILNGLAYAYESKNAYEEAATYFNRIVTDKSAVMKDQALFNLGRIYGKMGKPEKQREVYDRIVSDYPDSMYYQLAREKLAG; encoded by the coding sequence ATGGCAGAAGATAACAATAAGGAAACCCCCCATCCCCAGCCGGATAAAATCGAGGTCTATGCCAAGCGGATTCTGGAGTTCGTAAAGGCCAATCAAACCGCCATCGTTGTTGCCGTAAGCGCCGTGGTGCTGGCGGCGGTGGTGGTTTCCGGTATGATTTATTTTCAGAAACGCGCCGAGGAAAAGGCCCAGGCCCTTTTGGGAACGGCCCTGTCCCAGGCAGAGGCCGCCGCCCAGAGCGGCGAGGCCGCGGCCCGGTTTGCCGAAATAAAGCCCAAATTCGAGGAAGTGATCAATAAATATGGCTCTACAGCCGCTGGACGGGCGGCTTTAATAAAATATGCGGATCTTTGCTATCAGACCGGCGACTATGACAAGGCTGTTGAAATGTATAAAAAAGCCCTGGATGCCTATGATGACGGCGAGATCAAAAGCTTTATCCTAAACGGTCTGGCCTATGCCTACGAAAGCAAAAATGCCTATGAGGAGGCAGCCACGTATTTTAACCGGATTGTTACGGACAAGTCCGCTGTAATGAAGGATCAGGCGCTTTTTAACCTGGGGCGGATTTACGGGAAAATGGGCAAACCGGAAAAACAGCGCGAGGTCTATGACCGGATCGTCTCTGATTATCCGGATTCCATGTATTATCAGCTGGCCAGGGAAAAACTGGCGGGCTGA
- a CDS encoding adenosine kinase has translation MSGLSFQTDKQVIVCVGSALVDMLARENDEFMQDLGVEKGGMNLVESDYIDQLVEKTKEPPTIVPGGSACNTAIGVGMMGGKARFVGKLGEDSLGDMFHQDLKKNHVEPVLFPSDLPTGRVLSIITPDAQRSMFTYLGAAAELHPSEITPDCFDQAAIVHVEGYLLFNRELMLATIKAAKAEGVRVSLDLASFNVVEASRDFLDQIIEDYIDILIANEDEARAFTGETDEAKALSDLSRNVEIAVLKVGGRGSFVHYQGEQIRIEPMACPHAVDSTGAGDLWAAGFLFGLVNGYSIQKSGEFASACGAEVCQVVGANIPEDGWGRIRRLL, from the coding sequence ATGAGCGGATTATCGTTTCAGACGGACAAGCAGGTAATTGTATGCGTGGGCTCCGCCCTGGTGGATATGCTGGCCCGGGAGAACGACGAATTTATGCAGGACCTGGGTGTTGAGAAAGGCGGCATGAACCTGGTGGAAAGCGATTATATCGATCAGTTGGTGGAAAAGACCAAAGAGCCGCCGACCATCGTTCCGGGTGGATCGGCCTGCAATACCGCCATCGGCGTCGGCATGATGGGCGGCAAAGCCCGGTTTGTTGGAAAACTGGGCGAGGACAGCCTGGGTGATATGTTTCACCAGGATCTTAAGAAAAACCATGTGGAACCGGTGCTGTTTCCCTCGGATCTGCCCACCGGTCGGGTGTTATCAATTATCACCCCGGACGCCCAGCGCTCCATGTTTACCTATCTGGGTGCGGCCGCGGAACTGCATCCCTCGGAAATAACCCCGGACTGCTTTGACCAGGCGGCGATTGTGCATGTCGAGGGGTATCTGTTGTTTAACCGGGAACTGATGCTGGCCACCATCAAAGCGGCCAAAGCCGAGGGCGTGCGGGTAAGCCTGGATCTTGCCAGTTTTAATGTGGTGGAGGCATCCAGGGATTTTCTCGATCAGATTATCGAAGACTATATTGATATTTTAATTGCCAATGAGGACGAGGCCCGGGCGTTTACCGGTGAGACCGATGAAGCCAAAGCCCTTTCGGATTTATCCAGAAATGTGGAAATCGCGGTATTAAAAGTCGGCGGCCGGGGAAGTTTTGTGCATTACCAGGGCGAGCAGATTCGTATTGAGCCCATGGCTTGCCCCCATGCCGTGGATTCCACCGGCGCCGGGGATCTTTGGGCGGCCGGATTTTTATTCGGCTTGGTGAATGGCTACAGCATTCAAAAAAGCGGTGAGTTCGCCTCAGCCTGCGGCGCCGAGGTCTGCCAGGTGGTCGGCGCCAACATCCCGGAAGACGGCTGGGGCCGCATTCGCCGGTTGCTCTAA
- a CDS encoding SH3 domain-containing protein, which translates to MNQRLKSQIKTIGWVFVFVLLFAMLAAAGERMAVSVSVANIRSGPGQDYEILWKTEKYTPIEVLDRDQSGDWIYFKDYEGTKAWIHKNLVRNIDTVITKTGLCNIRSGPGTDHDLRFQAQKGVPFKVMRRDGDWIQIKHADGDTGWIHQKLVW; encoded by the coding sequence ATGAATCAGCGGCTTAAATCTCAAATTAAAACCATCGGATGGGTGTTTGTTTTTGTTTTGCTTTTTGCAATGCTCGCGGCTGCCGGCGAACGAATGGCAGTGAGCGTATCTGTGGCCAATATCCGCTCCGGCCCCGGGCAGGACTACGAGATTTTATGGAAAACGGAAAAATACACGCCCATTGAGGTGCTTGATCGCGACCAATCCGGTGATTGGATTTATTTTAAGGATTATGAAGGCACCAAGGCCTGGATACATAAAAATCTCGTGCGAAACATTGATACGGTGATCACGAAAACCGGGCTGTGCAATATCCGGTCCGGTCCGGGAACGGATCACGACCTTCGGTTTCAGGCGCAAAAAGGCGTGCCCTTCAAGGTGATGCGCCGTGACGGCGACTGGATACAGATCAAGCATGCGGATGGGGATACGGGCTGGATTCATCAGAAACTGGTGTGGTGA
- a CDS encoding MoxR family ATPase, with product MSKNRQANQFSGASKYVLDEELAKIVNISMALEMPLLLKGEPGTGKTMLAHAIAEALQMPLIILNVKSNMKLVEALYQYDTLTRLNDSRFGDSSRDVSRIEDYIKMGKIGQAFAADTRTVLLIDEIDKADTDFQDDMLDVLDQMEYDIIEIDKTIRAKHRPVIVITSNAKKDLSDPFLGRCNFHHIAFPDPKMMRKIIGVHFPNLDNEVMENAVATFYKLREIDTVEKKPATRELINWIRALQMDPDFKPKQLAKGDIPYLGVLFKKSQDYVNAGNYINRRKLF from the coding sequence ATGAGTAAAAACAGACAGGCCAATCAGTTTAGCGGCGCAAGCAAGTATGTGCTGGACGAGGAACTGGCCAAAATCGTAAACATTTCAATGGCCCTTGAGATGCCGCTGCTTTTAAAGGGCGAGCCGGGCACCGGCAAGACCATGCTGGCCCATGCAATCGCCGAGGCCCTGCAAATGCCGCTGATCATTTTAAACGTCAAATCCAACATGAAGCTGGTGGAGGCCCTCTACCAGTACGATACCCTCACCCGGCTAAACGACAGCCGCTTCGGGGATTCCAGCCGGGATGTGAGCCGGATCGAGGATTATATCAAGATGGGCAAAATCGGGCAGGCGTTTGCGGCAGATACCCGCACAGTGCTCTTAATCGATGAGATTGACAAGGCGGATACGGATTTTCAGGATGACATGCTCGATGTGCTGGATCAGATGGAGTATGACATCATCGAGATCGACAAGACCATCCGGGCCAAGCACCGGCCGGTGATCGTCATTACCTCAAACGCGAAAAAAGATCTGTCTGATCCGTTTTTGGGGCGGTGCAACTTCCATCACATCGCGTTTCCGGACCCCAAGATGATGCGGAAAATTATCGGTGTCCATTTTCCCAATCTGGACAATGAGGTCATGGAAAACGCCGTTGCCACGTTCTACAAACTCCGCGAGATCGACACGGTGGAGAAAAAACCCGCGACCCGGGAGCTGATCAACTGGATCCGGGCGCTTCAGATGGACCCGGATTTCAAGCCAAAGCAGCTCGCCAAGGGGGATATCCCCTATCTGGGCGTTTTGTTTAAGAAAAGCCAGGATTACGTAAACGCCGGCAATTATATCAACCGTCGCAAACTGTTTTAA
- a CDS encoding twin-arginine translocase TatA/TatE family subunit, with translation MFGIGMPELIIILVIILIIFGAGKLPEIGSGIGKGIKNFKKATSEEDSEPEKLENKKEDQDKS, from the coding sequence ATGTTTGGCATTGGCATGCCTGAGCTCATTATTATTCTGGTGATCATTCTCATTATTTTCGGGGCCGGCAAACTGCCTGAAATCGGCTCCGGCATCGGCAAAGGCATCAAAAACTTCAAAAAAGCAACATCCGAGGAAGACAGCGAACCGGAAAAGCTTGAAAACAAAAAAGAGGACCAGGATAAATCCTGA
- a CDS encoding single-stranded DNA-binding protein, producing MAGSLNKVMLIGRLGKDPEIRYTQEGRAVGNFSMATSQQWSDRDSGEKKERTDWHRVVIFGRLAEICSQYLSKGRLVYIEGRLQSRSYEQDGVTKYITEVVANDMQMLESKNAAQSQYADNSAPSYDAGATSQPQPQQPASSGGGGNEFDDDIPF from the coding sequence ATGGCAGGATCGCTGAACAAGGTGATGTTAATCGGGCGGCTCGGCAAAGACCCGGAAATCCGCTATACGCAAGAAGGCCGGGCGGTGGGGAATTTTTCCATGGCTACCAGCCAGCAGTGGTCGGACAGGGACTCCGGCGAAAAAAAGGAGCGCACGGACTGGCACCGGGTGGTGATATTCGGCCGGCTTGCTGAAATCTGCAGTCAATATCTGTCCAAGGGCCGGCTTGTCTATATCGAGGGCCGTCTCCAGTCCCGCTCCTATGAGCAGGACGGGGTGACCAAGTATATCACGGAAGTTGTGGCCAATGACATGCAGATGCTGGAATCTAAAAATGCGGCCCAGTCCCAGTATGCGGATAATTCGGCGCCCTCCTATGATGCCGGCGCAACGTCGCAGCCGCAGCCGCAGCAGCCTGCATCATCCGGCGGGGGCGGCAATGAATTTGATGATGATATTCCGTTTTAA
- a CDS encoding putative DNA binding domain-containing protein, with amino-acid sequence MNTENLIKSPEGRNLEFKREVSRKLDNILRTVIAFSNSAGGEIIIGIDDDRNIVGIDHDPFELEERLANSIYDKISPIPGVFFQTITYKQHILFKIKVFPGPNKPYYLRSKGPEKGAYVRVGSTNRVADQWILADLRRQAHNRCLDEEVDVRFDCQVFSTQVLSRYMNWREIKAKVSVDYLVKENLAVRYNGSCHPTIGGLLLFCDLLPDPYEYAGFAVAIYRGNSRSGLVHSQYITCGLLDAPQMVMEAVDAYLGNRVEISGLRRDENSDIPIVALRESIVNAICHRDYAMQGSQCKVEVFTDRVEIISPGTLPVGISLSDLGLGTSEIRNRQIVKIFRKAGYIEQLGTGIIRMRDACSRAGLIEPQFLEIGNYFKVIFYKRHTALPHELKTIYDLLTDKGRLASSQIANHLNIHQNTAIKRLNKLIGMDLVTKKGRGSDVRYEVQV; translated from the coding sequence ATGAATACAGAAAATTTGATAAAGAGCCCTGAAGGTCGCAACCTGGAGTTTAAAAGAGAAGTTTCCAGGAAATTAGATAATATATTGCGTACTGTCATCGCTTTTAGCAATAGCGCAGGCGGAGAAATAATTATAGGCATTGATGATGACAGAAATATTGTCGGTATTGATCATGATCCTTTTGAGCTTGAAGAACGTCTGGCCAATTCTATCTACGACAAGATCTCTCCAATTCCCGGTGTTTTTTTTCAGACGATCACATACAAGCAACACATTCTATTTAAAATCAAGGTATTTCCCGGCCCGAATAAGCCTTATTATTTGAGGTCCAAGGGGCCGGAAAAGGGCGCTTATGTCCGAGTCGGCTCGACAAACAGAGTCGCTGATCAATGGATTTTAGCGGATCTACGCAGGCAAGCGCACAACCGCTGTCTGGATGAGGAGGTGGATGTCCGTTTCGACTGTCAGGTATTTTCCACTCAGGTCCTGTCTAGGTATATGAATTGGAGGGAAATCAAGGCTAAGGTCAGTGTGGACTATTTGGTAAAAGAAAACTTGGCAGTGCGCTATAACGGGAGTTGTCACCCTACAATTGGCGGGCTTTTGCTTTTTTGTGATTTGCTCCCGGATCCTTATGAATATGCTGGTTTCGCTGTGGCCATATACCGTGGCAATAGCAGGTCTGGCCTTGTCCATTCTCAATACATAACCTGCGGCCTTCTGGATGCCCCCCAGATGGTTATGGAAGCTGTTGACGCCTATCTTGGCAACAGGGTTGAGATCAGCGGCCTGCGCAGGGATGAAAATTCGGATATACCCATTGTTGCTTTGCGGGAGTCTATTGTAAATGCGATTTGCCATAGGGATTACGCCATGCAAGGATCTCAATGCAAGGTAGAGGTTTTTACTGATCGCGTAGAGATCATTAGTCCGGGTACTTTGCCTGTGGGAATTTCTCTGTCTGACCTTGGTTTGGGGACTTCTGAAATCCGCAACAGACAGATCGTTAAGATTTTTCGCAAGGCTGGATATATAGAGCAGCTTGGAACGGGCATCATTCGAATGCGTGACGCCTGTAGTAGAGCCGGGCTTATCGAACCCCAATTTCTGGAGATCGGCAATTATTTTAAAGTCATTTTTTACAAGCGCCATACTGCTTTGCCACATGAACTCAAAACAATATATGATCTACTTACTGACAAGGGCCGTCTGGCCAGCAGTCAAATTGCTAACCATTTGAATATCCATCAAAATACCGCTATTAAGCGGTTGAATAAATTGATAGGTATGGACTTGGTGACCAAAAAGGGCCGGGGAAGTGATGTGAGATATGAAGTTCAAGTGTGA
- a CDS encoding DUF2442 domain-containing protein gives MIPKVIEAEYVDDYVVHLRFADGTEGDVDLSQELYGEIFEPLKNRETFAKVRVHPEFRTLCWPNGADIAPEFLYEKIKITA, from the coding sequence ATGATTCCGAAAGTCATAGAAGCTGAATACGTAGACGATTATGTTGTGCACCTTCGATTCGCTGACGGGACAGAGGGTGATGTCGACCTCAGTCAGGAACTCTACGGAGAAATATTTGAACCCCTCAAGAATCGTGAAACATTCGCAAAAGTCAGAGTACATCCGGAGTTTCGGACTCTGTGCTGGCCAAATGGTGCCGATATCGCGCCCGAGTTCCTCTACGAAAAGATAAAAATTACCGCATAA
- a CDS encoding DUF433 domain-containing protein — protein sequence MKTETLLDRITIHSEIMLGKPTIRGMRITVEQFSCGCRCRQARRKIFI from the coding sequence ATGAAAACAGAAACATTGCTTGACCGAATAACGATTCATTCGGAAATAATGCTTGGAAAACCAACAATTCGAGGGATGAGAATCACGGTTGAACAGTTTTCTTGTGGATGTCGGTGTAGGCAGGCGCGTCGAAAAATTTTTATCTGA
- a CDS encoding GspH/FimT family protein: MGKKYGFTLIELMVAIAIIAILSSIAVPNYISYRNNQQVTRAARQVYSTLQSAKMTAIKDNATVFIDFVNGSGSAGTFRVFEDLDDNDTFDAGTDDVIQEGQMPPGVTMADAGFSGDTQAVFNSMGIARKPDGSLNFGSVEVKNNIRCSEIRVSATGSIRIAKCQ; encoded by the coding sequence ATGGGTAAAAAATATGGATTTACATTAATCGAATTGATGGTCGCAATTGCGATAATTGCCATTTTATCATCTATTGCTGTGCCCAACTATATTAGCTACAGGAACAATCAGCAAGTTACCAGAGCCGCCAGGCAGGTCTATTCCACCCTCCAGTCCGCCAAAATGACCGCAATCAAAGATAATGCGACGGTATTTATTGACTTTGTCAATGGCAGTGGTTCTGCCGGAACGTTCAGAGTATTTGAAGATCTCGATGACAACGACACGTTTGATGCCGGAACGGATGATGTAATCCAGGAAGGTCAGATGCCGCCCGGCGTCACAATGGCGGATGCCGGGTTTAGCGGCGATACTCAGGCTGTTTTCAATTCCATGGGGATAGCCCGAAAGCCGGACGGGTCTTTGAATTTTGGCTCTGTTGAGGTCAAAAACAACATTCGGTGCAGTGAAATTCGAGTCAGCGCCACCGGAAGTATAAGGATAGCGAAATGTCAATAA
- a CDS encoding prepilin-type N-terminal cleavage/methylation domain-containing protein produces the protein MSIIQKLKRPADNKGFTLIELLIAMAVASIMMTLIVGAYWTQTRISREQQMMIDMQQNMRLAMNFLKWDLMMAGYGLDNDDTFETADAGGLEFSYVADRDGIDNNNDGTTDEGDETETVFYELYDAHGDGDSDLRRELRDGPGVVPDPRGQAIALDIEELEFFYTLADGTQTSTPANLEDIRAVGISFIARTAHETGSRGNQTYTSFSGTDWSYNDGFQRQIITGRVQCRNMIED, from the coding sequence ATGTCAATAATTCAGAAATTGAAACGACCAGCGGATAACAAGGGGTTCACTCTAATAGAGCTTCTGATCGCAATGGCGGTGGCTTCCATTATGATGACCCTGATTGTCGGGGCATACTGGACCCAGACGCGGATCAGCCGCGAACAGCAGATGATGATTGACATGCAGCAGAACATGCGCCTTGCCATGAATTTTTTAAAGTGGGATTTAATGATGGCTGGCTACGGCCTGGATAATGATGACACATTTGAAACCGCAGATGCAGGTGGGCTGGAATTCTCCTATGTGGCAGATCGTGACGGTATTGATAACAACAACGATGGCACGACCGATGAGGGCGATGAAACCGAAACCGTTTTTTATGAACTCTATGATGCCCATGGCGACGGGGACAGCGATCTCCGCCGGGAGCTCAGGGACGGCCCGGGGGTTGTGCCAGACCCAAGAGGCCAGGCCATTGCATTAGATATTGAAGAGCTTGAATTTTTTTATACCCTGGCGGATGGCACTCAGACAAGCACTCCTGCGAATCTTGAAGATATCCGGGCGGTGGGTATCTCGTTTATAGCCCGCACGGCGCATGAAACCGGCTCCAGAGGCAATCAAACTTACACCTCATTTTCGGGCACTGACTGGAGTTATAACGATGGGTTCCAACGTCAAATTATTACCGGCAGGGTCCAATGCCGGAATATGATCGAGGATTAA
- a CDS encoding type II secretion system protein, with protein MKPMKQQVKEADKNQAAGFTLVEVMLVIAIFSIAIMGTMSLQTGTINKNAVARKSTLATEYAADTMELLMRVGGGSDDRFNIDDDGDGTIDNDDESELLNDGIDNDGDSTKDEADEGEWHRLDEFAEGTDYTRGDNDNIPEHDYFSGIFNLTWDITDVDLDGDGPDDAKQIDITVTWENGGRELHLTGFRTSVL; from the coding sequence ATGAAACCAATGAAACAGCAAGTAAAAGAAGCAGATAAAAATCAGGCAGCCGGGTTTACACTTGTTGAAGTCATGCTTGTCATCGCCATTTTTTCAATCGCCATCATGGGCACCATGAGCCTGCAAACCGGCACGATTAATAAAAACGCCGTTGCACGTAAAAGTACCCTGGCCACGGAGTATGCCGCAGATACCATGGAACTGTTGATGCGGGTTGGCGGCGGCTCTGATGACCGTTTCAATATTGATGATGACGGGGATGGCACGATAGATAATGATGATGAATCCGAGCTACTAAACGATGGCATAGACAATGACGGCGATAGCACGAAAGATGAGGCGGATGAGGGGGAGTGGCACCGGCTGGATGAGTTTGCCGAGGGCACGGATTACACCCGTGGCGATAATGATAATATCCCGGAACATGATTATTTTAGCGGTATATTCAATCTCACCTGGGATATCACGGATGTGGATTTAGATGGGGATGGCCCTGATGATGCCAAACAGATTGATATCACCGTTACATGGGAAAACGGGGGGCGGGAGCTTCACCTCACAGGATTTCGCACAAGCGTACTCTAA
- a CDS encoding pilus assembly PilX N-terminal domain-containing protein: MFIVLLIMVTLTIAGLMATEDTITENWVARNYAISKQNLYMAEGAAKQAAQRLDLLSGIADFDDLMGQTNDLPWVNKTDTDNTHFESSDNWPDDPSDDSTESMVLDSSSNVHANASYAVDFDPPVVISGEDADIDYAVYGLAESNSDQGEALVEVGFRKRVRAP, from the coding sequence ATGTTCATTGTGCTTTTAATAATGGTGACCCTGACGATTGCCGGGCTCATGGCCACAGAGGATACCATTACGGAAAACTGGGTGGCCCGCAACTACGCCATAAGTAAGCAGAACCTGTATATGGCCGAAGGGGCAGCCAAACAGGCGGCGCAGCGCCTTGACCTGCTCAGCGGCATCGCAGATTTTGACGATCTGATGGGTCAAACCAACGACTTGCCATGGGTCAACAAAACAGATACGGATAACACCCATTTTGAAAGTTCGGATAACTGGCCCGACGACCCCTCTGACGATTCTACCGAATCAATGGTTTTAGACAGTTCATCGAATGTCCATGCGAATGCATCTTATGCGGTGGATTTTGACCCGCCGGTGGTGATTTCCGGCGAAGATGCCGATATCGACTATGCTGTTTATGGTCTGGCGGAATCGAATAGTGACCAGGGCGAGGCGCTTGTGGAGGTTGGTTTCAGAAAGCGGGTCCGGGCGCCCTGA